In Setaria italica strain Yugu1 chromosome I, Setaria_italica_v2.0, whole genome shotgun sequence, the genomic window TTTGCTGACTTTCTTCTGAACCAGCCTTGTCGAACATCTGAAAATGGATGAACGATCACCTTTACGGATGGCATTGAATTGATTCCTGTGCGAGGTCTCGATCAATTGGCTCCATTTTCTCCACAAGTTCCTATATCAACACTTCATCAGCAGGTCGGCCAGTTCGTTCTACAACCTGAATTCCGAAAGCAGCCTCTGTACTATACCGGGTCCAAGATCGATCTATGGAGACTACCGATTCCGCGTTCCCATCACTCATTAACTCACACCTAGAGATTCTTTTCTGATGATAAATCCCATCACTCATTGAATACCGTTAGCTAGCAATTGCTGAGCAAGACTGCAACCTTGCCGGTAGCTTGATACACACACATCAGCCGCTCTGAATTCAAGCCCGCAAGCCAAAGCAGTTATCTGTATTCTGATCACACTCGGACATGCTTGAAGCCAAGCGCGTGttccctctcctcttcttctaCGGTATCCACCTCGCAGCCGTCGCTgtctccggcggcagcggcggtgacgACGACGAGTTCGTCTACTCCGGCTTCGCTGCTGGCGGCTCCAACCTGACCCACCTGACCCTTGATGGCACGGCCAAGGTCACGCCGACCGGCCTGCTCGAGCTGACCAACGGCACGGCGCATAGCAAAGGCCACGCGTTCCACCCGACGCCGCTGCGCCTCCGCGAGCCGGACGACGGTGGCAGtgataagaagaagaaggcagcggcggcgatcCGGTCCTTCTCGGCCACCTTCGTCTTCGGCATCGTGCCGCCGGCAGCCCCGGGCGTGGGCGCCGGCCACGGCCTCGCGCTCGTGGTCTCTCCGACCAAGGACCTCTCCTCCGGGATGGCCACCTCGTACCTGGGCTTCCTCAACGGCACCAAATTCTTCGCCGTGGAGCTCGACACCGTCATGAGCACTGAGTTCCACGACAAGGACAACAACCACGTCGGCGTCGACGTCGACACTCTCGtgtccgctgccgccgccagcgccggctACTACGACGACAGGACCGGCGAGTTCACGAGCCTAACCCTGATCAGCGGCGAGGCCATGCAGGCATGGGTGGACTACGACAGCGACGCCGGCCGGGTCGACGTGAGGCTGGCTCCGATCAGGACAGGGAAGCCGAGGAAGCCGCTGGTTTCGACGGAGGTCAACCTCTCGACGGTAATCGGAGAGGAAGCGTACGTCGGCTTCTCGTCGTCCACGGGTACGCTGACCAGCCGCCACTACGTGCTCGGCTGGAGCTTCGCCGTGGGCGAGCCGGCTCCGGCCATCGACATGTCCAGGCTGCCCAAGCTACCTCAACGGAGCTCCGAATCTCCATCGAAGGCCTTAGTAATTGCTCTTCCTGTAGTCGCCGGCGGGCTCACCCTCGCCACGGTCGCCTGCGTTCTTCTCCTCGTCCGGCGCCGGTACAGGTACGTCGAGCTGCGCGAGGACTGGGAGATCGAGTTCGGAGCGCACCGGCTCTCGTACAAGGACCTGTTCCACGCCACCGACGGGTTCAAGAGCAAGAACCTGCTCGGCGCCGGAGGGTTCGGGACGGTGTACAGGGGGacgctcgccgcctccggcaCGGAGGTCGCCGTGAAGCGGGTAGCTCATGGATCGCAGCAGGGGATGAAGGAGTTCGTCGCCGAGGTCGCCACCGTCGGCCGTCTCCGGCACCGCAACCTCGTGCAGCTGCTCGGCTACTGCCGCCGCAacgacgagctcctcctcgcctACGAGTACATGGCCAACGGCAGCCTCGAGAAGCACCTctacggcgtcggcggcgaacCTGGCCCTACACTGATCTGGGCCCAGAGGTTCCAGGTGATCAAGGGCGTCGCCTCCGGCCTGCTCTACCTCCACGAAGAGTGGGAGCAGGCCGTCGTCCACCGCGACGTCAAGGCCagcaacatcctc contains:
- the LOC101765068 gene encoding L-type lectin-domain containing receptor kinase IV.2; the protein is MLEAKRVFPLLFFYGIHLAAVAVSGGSGGDDDEFVYSGFAAGGSNLTHLTLDGTAKVTPTGLLELTNGTAHSKGHAFHPTPLRLREPDDGGSDKKKKAAAAIRSFSATFVFGIVPPAAPGVGAGHGLALVVSPTKDLSSGMATSYLGFLNGTKFFAVELDTVMSTEFHDKDNNHVGVDVDTLVSAAAASAGYYDDRTGEFTSLTLISGEAMQAWVDYDSDAGRVDVRLAPIRTGKPRKPLVSTEVNLSTVIGEEAYVGFSSSTGTLTSRHYVLGWSFAVGEPAPAIDMSRLPKLPQRSSESPSKALVIALPVVAGGLTLATVACVLLLVRRRYRYVELREDWEIEFGAHRLSYKDLFHATDGFKSKNLLGAGGFGTVYRGTLAASGTEVAVKRVAHGSQQGMKEFVAEVATVGRLRHRNLVQLLGYCRRNDELLLAYEYMANGSLEKHLYGVGGEPGPTLIWAQRFQVIKGVASGLLYLHEEWEQAVVHRDVKASNILLDSEMNARLGDFGLARLQNHDAELHTTVVAGTFGYIAPELALTGKASPLTDVFAFGAFLLEVVTGRRPVEDSTDGHRVMLVDWVLEHWRNESLAEAVDPRIQGGYDVDEVSLALRVGLMCSHPLAGVRPSMRQVMQYLAGDTPLPELTPAHMGMSMLALLQNQGLDSFVMANSSSSSASVRSFDTSLSRGR